The genomic window AGTTTGTTGCCCGACACTTCATCGGAAAACCAGTAGCAAACCAAACCTTTCCCCGAAAATCGCTTTCCCTTCTCAAAAACATACTCGAAATCCTTTTTCTTTCGAAGTCGATATTCTTTGGAAAAGCTGAATTGACGGGGCACAATTTATTTCACCCTCCATGGTATTGTTTATTAATATTTTTTCTCAACACGGTCTGATACCGTTAAATACTTACGACCCTTTCTACGACGGGCACTTAATACCGCTCGACCCCAACGGGTTGCCATACGAGCACGAAAACCATGGGTTCTTAACCTTCGTGTAGTTGATGGTTGATACGTTCTTTTCACTCGTGACTCCTTTTACTTTTGATACTCATTAAAAATTTAAATTTGTTATATATCTCTTAAAAATATTATCCCCTTAATAAATTTAATGTTTCAATCGCAAATTAAGATATTTATTATATAATCTTTATGTATATCATTTCAAATATAAAAATTATGGATTCAAATTTACTTATAGGTAAGATAATATAAAAAGGAACCTAACATTTTATATATTTGAGTTATAGTATAGTAGTAAAAAATGTTGTTTTAAAAATCTACTGTTTTCTCATCAATACCATAAAATATTAGAATTTGCAATAATAAATTGAAATTCTTGTTCTAATAATGTATTATTCCTATTAAGGAAATATGAAAAAAACTTAAAATTAATAATTATGAAATTAAATAACATGAAAATAATTTAGTCCTATTTAATTAAATTGAGGGAGACCTCTATGGCAGAATTTATTATTGGAACAGGTCAGACACCTACAGTTCGTGTTATTGTGAAGGTTATAGAAGAACAGATCCGTTTGAAAGAAGGGATTCCACGTTTCATTCTTGCAAAAGCGAATAATATGGAGTTTGAAGCAGAGCGGGATGATTTTCAGGGGGATTTTACGAGATGGATTCTTCGGATGCGAGTTCCAGAAGCGTGTCTTGTGCGGATTTTAGGCGTTGTAAAAGAGAATTCGGCTGTGTGTTCTGCAGAACGGCAACAAGAATGGCTCATTGTTTCTACACGCGATGAGGTGACACCAGCAAGCCTTCCAAAAGTATTTGAAGCAATTGATAAAGTCTGTCAGTGTATTACCCTTCCGGAGGTATGGAAAGTTCGCGGGGACCGTTACCGAATTGACCGGATTAGTCCAGAACTTCTATTTCAAGCGATGATTCAATACAAAGCGAGTGATGTGCATTTATCCCCTGGGGAATGTCCGCTGTTTCGTGTCGATGGTGATATGAAGCATTCCGAGTTGATGGGACCATTATCGGCAATACAGATATTAGATTTAATCCGACAAATTATCCCCGACCGCTACCGCGAAGAATTCGAAAAGTCCAATCAGACCAGTTTTAGTTACCATCAAGCAGGACTTGGATATGCTCGTGTATCTGCCTTTTATAAAATGGGTGCACCTCATTGCACTTTCCGATTTTTACCTGAACGAATACCTTCCTTTGAAGAATTGAACATCCCCAAAAATACAATGTTGGAAATTGCAGATATAAATCATGGGCTTGTCTTAGTAACAGGGATGACAGGTAGCGGAAAGACTACCACAGTCGCAGCGGTAATTGATTGGATAAATACACATAAGTCATATCACATTTTGACAATCGAAAATCCAATTGAATATGTTCATGTAAATAAAAAATCCGTTGTTTCACAAAGAAATATGGGTGATGACGTGTTAACATTTAATGATGCGGTAACAGGTGCACTCCGACATGACCCAGATGTCATTGTTATTGGTGAAATGAGAGACCCAGATACCATTCGCTCTGCAATTAATGCGGCTGCGACAGGACATTTAGTTATCAGCACCCTGCACTCAAATACTGCTTCCGAAGTCATCAATCGAATCGTCAGTTTTTTTGACCCTTCTGAAAGAGACCTCGTCCGATTGCAGTTAAGGGATTGTATACGATGTATTATCTGCCAGCGTCTTATTCCTAAAGTTGGTGGTGGTCGTATACCTGCCCTTGAGATTATGTATAATGACATCAAAGCTATTAATGATGGTGTTCTTTCAGGGGATACAGACCTTATCCGCGTCGGGATGCAACAAACAGTATCCCATTCCTTTATTTTTGAACAGTATATCCACAAAATGTATAAGCAGGGGCTTATTACGCTTGAGCATGCCCGAGAAGCAGTAACAGACCGTAGTACCTTTGACCAACTTCTTATGGGTACCTACTCCGTGCCACGACTTGACTCAATAAAGGGTAAAGGTGAACACGAGGCATTCAAGGTATAATTTCTTACTTATTTTGTTCATGAGTATTTTGTAAAATCCTTCCAACTGATAATAATTATTATAGGGAAAATGTAGTAAATGAAAATAAAAAATAAGTACATATCTAATCTCTTTGCTTTTTTCCTTGGATGTATATTCTTACTATGTATCCTTAATCTATTATTTATACTTATCTCGCAGAATGGTTAACACAGGATTTGAAATTAAAAGGGCTCATTCCTTAACTGTCTTCAGCGTTTAAATGATAATTAACACTTATAAAAAATAAGTGAAATTTAACTAAAAAATTTTAAAACGCCTCTCGACAAAATGCTGTAATTGTATTATAAATCCCACCTCTATTTAATACATTTGCGATTACTAAATATTTCTGTTTAATAATATGTAAACCCATTATTAATCATGAAAAGACTTAATAAAAATGAAAAAATATTTATCTAATATTCTCGCTTTTTTATTTGGGTGCTTCCTATTAGCATGTATTTTTTTAACCGCAGAACTTATTTGTAGATTATTTCTTTTCGAACATGAAAAGATAACTATCCATGAAGAACCATCTATCTTAATACCAGATTCAAAGCTTGGAAGAAAATTAAGACCTGATGTAAATGGCTATTGCAAAATACAGAAAGGAGAAAAACAAGTAATATATCATTATACAATAGATGAAAAAGGACGAAGAATTACCCCTCAGGAGGAGAATAGTCAAAAAACAAAACTTGCTCTCTTTTTCCCATGTTCTTATACTTTTGGGGTTGGTGTAAATGATGATGAAACCTTTCCTTCATACTTTGCAAAACTTAATCCTACAATAAAAGTCTATAATTACGGAATGCCCTCAGGTTCCCCTCAACAAATGTATCTAAAAGTATCAGAGCCTGACTTTTTTACTGAGGTCGAATCTCTACCATGCTTTCTTGTCTACCTTTTTATTCCACACCATTTGGATAGAGTATCAGGAAAGTTTAATTTAATAGGTAGTTGGGGAAGACGCTTACCTTGTGTTGTACTTGAAAAGGATGAACTTTCGTATAAAGGACTCTTTATGGAAGTATACCCGATGCAATATCTACTTAGCAGGCTGATTAACTCATCAGTATTGATGAAAAAAATATTTTTTATATCACAACATGATATGAAATTGGAATATAAGGATGAAGATATTATTCTGTTTGTAAAAATATTGGAAAAGACAAAAGATATCCTCTCCACTTATTTTCCAGAATTGCATTTTGTCTTTTTATTCAATCCGGGAAGTTCAAATGCTATCCCTTTATTAAGGAATTATCTCTCAGATTTGGATAAATTTATCGTTATTGATTTCTCTGTCGATG from Candidatus Hydrogenedens sp. includes these protein-coding regions:
- the rpmH gene encoding 50S ribosomal protein L34, which encodes MKRTYQPSTTRRLRTHGFRARMATRWGRAVLSARRRKGRKYLTVSDRVEKKY
- a CDS encoding PilT/PilU family type 4a pilus ATPase, producing MAEFIIGTGQTPTVRVIVKVIEEQIRLKEGIPRFILAKANNMEFEAERDDFQGDFTRWILRMRVPEACLVRILGVVKENSAVCSAERQQEWLIVSTRDEVTPASLPKVFEAIDKVCQCITLPEVWKVRGDRYRIDRISPELLFQAMIQYKASDVHLSPGECPLFRVDGDMKHSELMGPLSAIQILDLIRQIIPDRYREEFEKSNQTSFSYHQAGLGYARVSAFYKMGAPHCTFRFLPERIPSFEELNIPKNTMLEIADINHGLVLVTGMTGSGKTTTVAAVIDWINTHKSYHILTIENPIEYVHVNKKSVVSQRNMGDDVLTFNDAVTGALRHDPDVIVIGEMRDPDTIRSAINAAATGHLVISTLHSNTASEVINRIVSFFDPSERDLVRLQLRDCIRCIICQRLIPKVGGGRIPALEIMYNDIKAINDGVLSGDTDLIRVGMQQTVSHSFIFEQYIHKMYKQGLITLEHAREAVTDRSTFDQLLMGTYSVPRLDSIKGKGEHEAFKV